Proteins found in one Syntrophorhabdaceae bacterium genomic segment:
- a CDS encoding TRAP transporter large permease, which yields MSPEIIGVIGLVIMFVLFFAGLEIGFAMGIVGFLGFCYITSVQAGANLIAKDIFDVFSSYSLTVIPLFIFMGQLAANSGIGGKLYDSAFRFIGHIPGGLAMATVIGCTFFGAICGSTTATAATFTSVSVPEMRRFKYSDKLIGGSIASSGGIGIMIPPSVIFIVYGIFTQQSIGKLFMAGVLPGLMICALFIISILLWCLKDPSLGPKGEKSTWKQRFKSLPGAIEIIIIFIVVMGGMMKGFFTPTEGGAIGAFATLLLTMITRSITLKQVGKSILETLVSSCMIMVIVAGATIFGHFLAVSTIPFKVAESVGGLALPHNVIMGIILFIYLLGGCVIDALALIILTIPIFYPVITQLGFDPIWFGVVIVLITMMGVITPPVGMNSYVVAGISKIPLGTVFKGIWPFLIALCVAAVILISFPALATFLPALLMGS from the coding sequence ATGAGTCCCGAAATAATTGGCGTTATAGGTCTTGTAATTATGTTTGTGCTCTTTTTTGCCGGTCTCGAAATAGGATTTGCCATGGGGATTGTAGGTTTTTTAGGTTTTTGCTATATAACATCTGTGCAGGCCGGTGCAAACCTCATTGCCAAAGACATTTTTGATGTCTTTTCTTCCTACAGCCTGACGGTCATTCCCCTATTCATATTCATGGGACAGCTTGCCGCAAACTCCGGGATAGGGGGGAAACTTTATGATTCAGCTTTTCGCTTCATAGGTCATATACCGGGCGGACTCGCAATGGCAACGGTCATAGGGTGCACGTTTTTCGGCGCTATCTGCGGATCTACTACAGCCACAGCTGCTACATTTACGAGTGTTTCCGTGCCTGAAATGAGACGATTCAAGTACAGCGACAAGCTTATTGGCGGTTCTATCGCATCATCCGGAGGGATTGGCATCATGATACCTCCAAGCGTAATATTTATAGTATACGGGATATTTACACAGCAATCCATCGGCAAGCTCTTTATGGCCGGTGTACTTCCCGGCCTTATGATCTGTGCATTGTTTATAATCTCTATTCTACTCTGGTGCTTAAAAGATCCTTCTCTGGGTCCCAAGGGCGAAAAATCTACATGGAAGCAACGCTTCAAATCACTTCCCGGGGCAATTGAGATTATTATCATCTTCATTGTTGTCATGGGGGGTATGATGAAAGGCTTTTTTACCCCTACGGAAGGAGGCGCCATCGGTGCATTTGCAACGCTTCTCCTTACGATGATCACAAGGTCGATAACGCTTAAGCAAGTGGGCAAATCCATCCTTGAAACCCTCGTATCTTCCTGCATGATCATGGTTATCGTTGCCGGTGCGACGATTTTTGGCCACTTCCTCGCAGTCTCGACAATACCCTTCAAGGTTGCCGAAAGCGTTGGGGGCCTGGCGCTTCCCCATAATGTGATCATGGGTATCATACTGTTCATATATCTTCTCGGCGGTTGCGTAATAGATGCACTTGCGCTGATCATTCTCACCATACCGATCTTCTATCCCGTCATTACCCAGCTTGGCTTCGATCCCATCTGGTTTGGAGTGGTTATTGTTCTCATCACCATGATGGGGGTTATCACGCCACCCGTAGGGATGAATAGCTACGTTGTGGCAGGCATTTCCAAGATCCCTTTGGGAACCGTTTTTAAGGGGATATGGCCCTTTCTGATTGCGCTGTGCGTTGCGGCAGTCATCCTGATCAGTTTTCCGGCTCTTGCAACATTTCTGCCGGCTCTCTTAATGGGAAGTTAA
- a CDS encoding TRAP transporter small permease → MDLFEKCKKVNRYIYLFGGFALMFMMLLTVADVILREFDHPIVGTYELVGFSAAVVIGFCIPYTTSVRSHITVDFLTMRLPAKVQKVLLIITRFLGIFLFVFVGYNLFKMGMDLYRSGEVSLTIQVPFYPIAFGIGACCFLQAITQLADVIGIIRRQA, encoded by the coding sequence ATGGATTTATTTGAAAAATGTAAAAAGGTTAACCGTTATATCTACCTTTTCGGGGGATTTGCACTTATGTTCATGATGTTGTTAACAGTGGCCGATGTAATCCTGAGGGAATTTGATCACCCGATAGTAGGGACTTACGAACTTGTGGGTTTTTCAGCGGCAGTAGTAATAGGCTTCTGTATCCCTTACACAACATCGGTAAGAAGCCATATTACCGTTGACTTTCTTACCATGAGATTGCCCGCAAAGGTCCAGAAAGTGCTGCTGATCATTACACGTTTTCTTGGTATATTCCTGTTCGTCTTTGTGGGATATAACCTGTTTAAAATGGGAATGGATCTCTACAGATCCGGAGAAGTCTCCCTTACCATACAGGTGCCATTTTATCCCATTGCTTTCGGGATAGGCGCATGCTGCTTTCTCCAGGCTATCACCCAATTGGCCGATGTTATAGGTATTATAAGGAGGCAAGCATGA
- a CDS encoding ammonium transporter: MKKGLVVLLLIMMLGLAVTTFAGEPDPFGVKTLAENAQAPVDYVWVLVCGFLVMFMQAGFAMVETGFCRAKNAANLMAKNTIDFVVGSLAFFVIGYTILKGADVGGLFGSGPLFLSGAQYDVGKYLDFFWQMVFCATAATIVSGAVAERLKFSSYLIYSAFISILIYPIYGHWVWGGGWLSTLPFGMGHLDFAGSGVVHTIGGMFGLAGAIVLGPRFGKFTKDGKPNAIPGHSITLAALGVFILWFGWFGFNPGSTFNAHHLRISVIAVNTLLAASAGGFAALIVVLIKTKIYDVGMMFNGILAGLVAVTAPCAWVEAWAAVVIGLIAGVIVVIGVYGLEKLKIDDPVGAVSVHGFNGMWGLISVGIFADGTYGNYSTDAPFATGLLYGGGSGQLIAQVTGAGVAALWAFVCGYILFKIMDAIMGIRVSPQEEMKGLDVYEHGGSAYPDFYTQNK; this comes from the coding sequence ATGAAAAAGGGCTTAGTTGTGTTGTTATTGATTATGATGTTGGGATTGGCCGTTACAACGTTTGCCGGCGAACCGGATCCTTTCGGCGTAAAGACGTTGGCGGAAAATGCGCAGGCGCCGGTCGATTATGTCTGGGTTCTGGTCTGCGGCTTTCTGGTTATGTTCATGCAGGCAGGCTTTGCAATGGTCGAGACAGGTTTTTGCCGGGCAAAGAATGCCGCTAATTTAATGGCAAAGAATACAATTGACTTTGTCGTCGGTTCCCTCGCCTTTTTTGTTATTGGTTATACGATATTGAAGGGCGCAGATGTCGGGGGGCTTTTCGGCAGCGGCCCTTTGTTCTTAAGCGGTGCGCAATACGATGTCGGCAAGTACCTTGATTTCTTCTGGCAGATGGTATTCTGTGCAACTGCCGCAACCATAGTCTCGGGCGCTGTGGCGGAACGTCTGAAATTCTCCTCCTATTTGATCTATAGTGCATTCATCAGCATCCTGATCTATCCGATCTACGGCCACTGGGTGTGGGGCGGAGGATGGCTTTCGACGCTGCCCTTCGGCATGGGACATCTTGATTTTGCAGGATCAGGTGTTGTGCATACAATAGGCGGGATGTTTGGACTTGCAGGGGCAATAGTCCTTGGGCCGAGATTCGGCAAATTTACAAAGGACGGAAAACCGAATGCCATCCCCGGGCACAGCATAACACTGGCAGCTCTGGGAGTTTTCATACTCTGGTTTGGATGGTTCGGTTTTAACCCGGGATCCACCTTCAACGCGCACCACCTGAGAATATCGGTGATAGCGGTCAATACCCTGCTCGCTGCATCGGCAGGCGGATTTGCTGCGCTGATAGTTGTTCTTATAAAAACAAAAATATATGATGTCGGTATGATGTTTAACGGTATTCTTGCGGGTCTTGTCGCCGTAACCGCGCCATGTGCATGGGTGGAGGCATGGGCTGCGGTAGTGATCGGGTTGATAGCCGGAGTAATCGTGGTTATCGGCGTATACGGGCTTGAAAAGCTGAAGATTGACGATCCCGTAGGCGCAGTATCCGTCCATGGTTTTAACGGCATGTGGGGACTTATAAGCGTCGGCATATTTGCAGACGGCACGTACGGCAATTATTCAACAGATGCACCTTTTGCAACCGGCCTTCTTTATGGAGGCGGTTCAGGTCAGCTTATTGCTCAGGTCACAGGCGCCGGTGTTGCAGCATTATGGGCTTTTGTATGCGGATATATCTTATTCAAAATAATGGATGCCATTATGGGTATCAGGGTTTCTCCTCAGGAAGAGATGAAAGGCCTGGATGTATATGAACATGGTGGCTCGGCCTATCCTGATTTTTATACCCAGAATAAATAG
- a CDS encoding P-II family nitrogen regulator — MQKITAIIRIEKFDDVRAALEKRGYPGISLARIEGHGKQKGLRQQFRGREYTIEMLPKLQLGIVVKDADVKAIVNTIIEAARTGEAGDGKIFVSPVSEVYRIRTGEAGEEAL, encoded by the coding sequence ATGCAAAAAATAACAGCGATAATAAGAATTGAAAAATTCGATGATGTGAGAGCTGCCCTTGAGAAACGAGGATATCCCGGCATTTCTCTTGCGAGAATTGAGGGTCATGGAAAACAAAAAGGACTCAGGCAGCAATTCCGGGGGCGTGAATACACGATAGAGATGCTCCCAAAGCTGCAATTGGGGATTGTTGTGAAAGATGCTGATGTGAAGGCAATCGTGAACACGATCATAGAGGCAGCGCGTACCGGCGAAGCAGGGGACGGCAAGATATTCGTCTCGCCTGTCTCTGAGGTCTATCGTATTCGAACAGGTGAAGCCGGAGAAGAAGCACTTTAG